The genomic window CTTCAGGCATGGACCGGTCGAACGATCGCAGGCCGGCCTCGACGTGCGCCACCGGGATGCCGAGCTTTGCGCACACGAGAGCGCTCGCCACGGTGGAATTGACGTCCCCGTAGACCATGACGAGATCCGGTTTCTGCTCCCCGGCCGTTTCCTCGAAGCGCATCATGATCAGGGCGGTTTGAACGGCGTGGGTGCCCGAGCCCACTTCCAGGTTGACATCGGGAGCCGGCAGCCCGAGCTCCCGGAAGAAGACGTCCGACATGTCGGGGTCGTAATGCTGCCCGGTGTGCACCAGGATCTGGTCGAGTCCTTCGAGACCGGCCAGGGCCCGGGCAACCGGTTCCACCTTCATGAAATTGGGCCGCGCGCCCACAACGTGCAGGATTTTCATATGGGTTGTCTTTGATTTGAGACTACCGCACTCACAGTGCCGAATCCAACTCGAACGGCACTCCTTCCCGGATGCTTCGAACGGCCAGAATGGCTGCCAGCGAAACGGCGCGCAGCTCTTCCCATGGTATGGGCCATGGCCCGCCGTCGGCCACGGCGCTCGCGAAAGCCTCGATTTCCGCCCGGTGCCCCTTGTCCTGCCGGCCCAGCCGCGTTTTGGCGATCTTCCCGCCGGCGCAGGTGATCACCTCGCGGAAATCCTCGATGACGGCGATTCGTCCCCCTCCGATCACTTCCACCCGCTCCTTGGGGAATGCCTTGTCGCCTCCGGAAAGGTAGGCCACGGTGGAGATCGCCCCGTTGGCGTGCCTGAGGGTTATGAAGCACTGGTCGTCCGTGATTCGGGGCGAGGAAAGACCGCCGATCGACTCGGCGAAGACGCGCACCGGTGGAGCGCCTGCCAGGCAGGCGGCCAGATCGATGGCGTGGCAGGCCTCTCCGATGATGCGCCCGCCCCCCGTTGACTCGTCCTGGGTCCAGTGCTCGGCGGGAATTTCGCCCGCGTTGAAGCGGATCATGACCGTGAGAGGCTCATGCACCGCGCTGAAGAATTCCTTCACCCGGCGGGCCGCCGGGGAGAACCGCCGGTTGAAACCGACCATCAGGAGCGGCGCGGACCCGGCGGAAACGGCTTCGCCCAGAGCCGCCTCGACGGCGATCAATTCCTCCACCGTGAGGGCGAGCGGCTTCTCGACGAAAACATGCCTGCCCGAGCGAATCCCCTCGATCACCTGGGAGGCATGCCGGTCGTGGCGGGTGACGACGAAGACCGCCGATACTCGGTCGTTCTTGAATACCTCGTCCTCATCCGCCGTGGCTGCCTCAAACCCCGACTTCAATCCGGAATGCGCCGCGCTGAGCCCGCCGGCCGAGCAGATGATGCGGGGTTGCAGCCGTTTGTCCTTCGCGATTGCAGGGAGAAGAACCATGCGGGCGAAATTGCCCGCCCCGAGGCATCCGACCCCGATGGAATCCTGTTGCCGGACGCCCGAGACGGCGGGGAGCGTCAGCCTTTTCAGTGGAGCCGGCTTATCCGGGTATTCGAGGATGATTCCCAGATAGGGTTGCATCCCGGCTTCGATCAACGCATATGCGGCTTCCGCGTTCTCGATCCTGAACCGATGTGAAATGAGAGGCCGCACATCCAGGCGCCCCGACGCCATGAGGTCGAGGACGGCCTGCATGTTGCGCTGTTCGGTCCAGCGCACGTGGGCGGCGGGATAGTCGCGCCCTCTTTCTTCGTATTCCGGGTCGTAGCGCCCGGGGCCATAGGAGCAGGAGACCACGAATTCGGCTTCCTTGAAATAGTAGGGCCGGCGGGGCAAATTCAGCCCGACGGCCCCGACGGCCACCACACGGCCCTTTTGCCGCACCGCCTCGCCCGCCAGTTCCACCGGGCCGTCCGACTTGGTGGATGCGGCGATGAGGACGGCATCGGCACCCAGGCCGCGCGTGAGTCGCAGGACCCGGCCGGCGTCCAGATGGGGGGCGGCCGGGTCGGCGCCCAAAGTCGCGGCCAGGACGCACTTCGCGGAATCCGGATCGGTGGCCAGAACTCGGCAGCCCTGGGCCTTGAGCAGTGCAACCGCGAGCTGGCCGACCAGGCCCAGCCCGATGACGAAAGCCGTATCGCCGAGGCTCAGGCGGGCCAGCCGGACTCCCTGCAGCGCGATCGCTCCCAGTACCGTGAACGCCGCCTGCTCGAAGGACACGCCATCGGGCACCGTTGCACAAAGGTTTTTCGGAACGCACACCACGCCGGCGTGAGGCCCGTTGCTCGCGACCCGGTCGCCCGGTTTGAATTCCTGCACCCCGCTTCCGCAGGCCAGCACGATGCCGGAGGAGCAGTAGCCCATGGCCATGGGTTCGTCGAGTTTCTCCCTCACCTGGGCAAGCGTTTGAAGGATCCCCTCGCCGCGGAGCTTTTGAAGGACGCGCCGCACATGGTCGGGTCGCTCCCGCGCCTTGCCGAGGAGCGACTTTCCGGCCAGGTCCATCACCATCTTCTCGGTGCCCGCGGAGATCAGGGAGCAGGCATTGGCGATGAGCACGTGTCCCGGCCGGGCCAGGGGCTCGGGAACCGTAACCACGCTCAGGCGTCCGTCACGGATGTTTTGTGTGATTTGGAGCATTTGCTCATCCTGGCAGAATTCATCGGCCCTCAAAGGGAGGTGTTCTTACGCGATATGAGAAAACAGCGGTTCCCTTTGGGGACAGGATGAAAAAGAGTTCTATATCTCGCTGAAAGAAGGCCCGGTCTGGAGGTTCTGAACCAGGCGGCGCAGCTTGCCTCGGGAAGTCAGAGGAATGTCCTCCACAGTCTTGACTTCAACGCTCAACTCCGACCCCGTCTTCCGGGCATAAGCCTCCTGCAAAGCTTTTTTCTCCAATGCCGTGAAACCACTCGAAACCATCACGCGCAGTTGAAGTTCTCCCGCGCGTTTCTGGTAATACTGGTAACGCACGATATGGTCAAAAAGCGGGCCATGCATGTTAAGTGCCGCGAGCGAAATCCTGGATCCCGTCTTCCCGATGACGAATTCCTGTCGCCACCGCCCTTCCACCTGATCGAAACGGTCAAAGGAGCGGCCGCAGGCACACTCGTGCCCAAGCATTCGTGCCTTGTCGCCCGTTCGATATCGAATCAGCGGCAGGGAACGGTTGATGAGACCGGTACCCACGATTTCTCCCGGTTCGCCTTCCTTTTGCAACACATTGCCGTTATCGTCGATGATTTCAAGTATGCCGTAGTCGGGAAAATGATGGTACGCAGGACTCTTTTCGCATTCGCCCGCCAGAACCACCCGCTCGCTGTGCCCGTACCACGAATACACCCTTGTCGAAAAGGCTTCTTCGATCAGCTCGCGTTGTCCTGGCAGAATCCCTTCGGAGGCCAGCAGAACGGCATCTAACTGCAAGCGAATACCAGTCTTCAGCCTGTTCCTGGTTATGAAGTCGGCGAGCAGCGATATGGCGGATGGATACCCGTGAATGAAGCGCGGACGATATTGCCCAAGTTTGTGGAGATACCGGTCGAGGGTGGCCTCGTTCATGTGGAACGGGGAAAACTGCAATTCGTTATAGACGGGGTTTGGCTGCCAGTAAATCCTATCGGATACGGACCGGAACTCGACCCCGCGAAAGGTTGCCTTTCTGCACCCGGGTGTGTACCCGACTCTCGCCCACTGCAAGTGCATAAAGGCCATCTCAATCGATTGGGATTGGTCGTCGAGGAAAAACCTCAGTTGATTGCCGGAGGTGCCCCCGGTGCTGCATTCATGGTGGGGAATCCGATCAAAATCCCGGGGAAGGTAGCCAGACATATCGCTCTGCAGGGTTTCCTTGTCGAGTAGGGGAAACTCCTGGAGAGCATCGAAGGGGCGGAATCTTGCAACAACCGATCTCAAATGCCTGTAAGCCGGGATCTGATCGCAGGCGAAACTCAGGATCTTCTCCAGCGCCTCTTCCTGGTAGGCGCGCATCTCGCCTCTATTCGCTCGATCGAGAAAACGGCCCCGTCTGATAGTCTCGGAGTAGCTCTTTCCCGCCAAGATATGAAACGGCACGAATCGGATCGGCGATTTCAGAAGAGGCGGTAAGCCTTCATAAATTCGTCGAAGTGTTGTGTAGGACAAGAAGTCTATACCCGGTTCATTCTCTTAGGCTCACTTGCGTGGCCACATTGGAGCAAGACTCTCTTCGAACTCTCTTACCGTTGTGAGAGGTGCCGCTTCTGTGCAAAGGCAGGCCATTCGCATGAGCAGAGTCTTCGGCAGCAGGTTCCAGAGCATCCATTTCACAATCACTCCAGGAAGGGGGGTTCTGCGTAACCGATTCCGCCAACTCGAATCCGACTTTCGTATATAGCGAGGCCCCACAGACCGCAACCATTTTCGCGTTGGCCATCCGCATACGCCCTTAAAGTCCTTCGAGATTTCATGCAGATATTTTTCGGCGCGGGGCTGGAGCGCCGCTGAAAAAGGCATCAACTCGTGGTGCCAGATGAATTGGTACACCCAGGAATCGTGCTCGGCAACCGAATAATCAACCGTCAATCCCAGGCCGGAAAGAGGGTGCTTTGCGCCTTCCACATGATCGAAGTCGAAATTGCCGAGAGAAAACCAGACCGGCTTTGCCCGGATGGTCTCGACGCCATGAATGGAATGCGCGTGATGCCCGAAGATCCCGTCGGCACCGGCCTCAATCCAATGTCTGGCCAGTTTGCGCTGCCGGGGGGACGGGTGGCCGGCGAATTCGCCCTCATATCCCCAGTGGGGTGTGATGAATACTCGGTCCGCATTCGGGCGGATGCGAGCGATCTCCCTTTCCACGGCGTCCAGGGGCAAGAGCATCCGGTTAGGGGGGTATCCCCGTTCCGCGCAACCAATGACGGCACACCGGTATCGGCCCACCTGAAGGCGGGCGAAAGGGAGGAACGTCAGACCATAGGGCTGTATCGTCGTCTCATCCATGAGCCGGCGCACGAGCCTTTCAAGGGCTTTCACACCCGCGTCGGCCGAGTGGTTGTTCGCAAGATTCAATGCCCGGAAAGGCGATCGCACGACCCATTCCCAGGCCGATTCCGGCAAGACAAGATGGTAGGCCTTCTCCGGGGTGTCGACCGGGGTTTGGGAAATAGCGCATTCAAAGTTCCCGACCCAGCAGATGTCCTCTTCCGCAGATGCCTGCTGTAGGATTTTTGGTGAGAGCAACCAGTCTTCCACAAACCGAATACGCCCCGGATTATTGCACGTCAAATCCGATTTGAAGGCCTTCTTGCTCGATCATCGCCCATGGGAGTCCTGTTGCGTTCCGCCTCGTACACCTTCGCGACCACCTGGATGCTGACTGAAGCGTATA from Syntrophobacter fumaroxidans MPOB includes these protein-coding regions:
- a CDS encoding phenylacetate--CoA ligase family protein, coding for MRAYQEEALEKILSFACDQIPAYRHLRSVVARFRPFDALQEFPLLDKETLQSDMSGYLPRDFDRIPHHECSTGGTSGNQLRFFLDDQSQSIEMAFMHLQWARVGYTPGCRKATFRGVEFRSVSDRIYWQPNPVYNELQFSPFHMNEATLDRYLHKLGQYRPRFIHGYPSAISLLADFITRNRLKTGIRLQLDAVLLASEGILPGQRELIEEAFSTRVYSWYGHSERVVLAGECEKSPAYHHFPDYGILEIIDDNGNVLQKEGEPGEIVGTGLINRSLPLIRYRTGDKARMLGHECACGRSFDRFDQVEGRWRQEFVIGKTGSRISLAALNMHGPLFDHIVRYQYYQKRAGELQLRVMVSSGFTALEKKALQEAYARKTGSELSVEVKTVEDIPLTSRGKLRRLVQNLQTGPSFSEI
- a CDS encoding bi-domain-containing oxidoreductase; this encodes MLQITQNIRDGRLSVVTVPEPLARPGHVLIANACSLISAGTEKMVMDLAGKSLLGKARERPDHVRRVLQKLRGEGILQTLAQVREKLDEPMAMGYCSSGIVLACGSGVQEFKPGDRVASNGPHAGVVCVPKNLCATVPDGVSFEQAAFTVLGAIALQGVRLARLSLGDTAFVIGLGLVGQLAVALLKAQGCRVLATDPDSAKCVLAATLGADPAAPHLDAGRVLRLTRGLGADAVLIAASTKSDGPVELAGEAVRQKGRVVAVGAVGLNLPRRPYYFKEAEFVVSCSYGPGRYDPEYEERGRDYPAAHVRWTEQRNMQAVLDLMASGRLDVRPLISHRFRIENAEAAYALIEAGMQPYLGIILEYPDKPAPLKRLTLPAVSGVRQQDSIGVGCLGAGNFARMVLLPAIAKDKRLQPRIICSAGGLSAAHSGLKSGFEAATADEDEVFKNDRVSAVFVVTRHDRHASQVIEGIRSGRHVFVEKPLALTVEELIAVEAALGEAVSAGSAPLLMVGFNRRFSPAARRVKEFFSAVHEPLTVMIRFNAGEIPAEHWTQDESTGGGRIIGEACHAIDLAACLAGAPPVRVFAESIGGLSSPRITDDQCFITLRHANGAISTVAYLSGGDKAFPKERVEVIGGGRIAVIEDFREVITCAGGKIAKTRLGRQDKGHRAEIEAFASAVADGGPWPIPWEELRAVSLAAILAVRSIREGVPFELDSAL
- a CDS encoding CapA family protein; protein product: MEDWLLSPKILQQASAEEDICWVGNFECAISQTPVDTPEKAYHLVLPESAWEWVVRSPFRALNLANNHSADAGVKALERLVRRLMDETTIQPYGLTFLPFARLQVGRYRCAVIGCAERGYPPNRMLLPLDAVEREIARIRPNADRVFITPHWGYEGEFAGHPSPRQRKLARHWIEAGADGIFGHHAHSIHGVETIRAKPVWFSLGNFDFDHVEGAKHPLSGLGLTVDYSVAEHDSWVYQFIWHHELMPFSAALQPRAEKYLHEISKDFKGVCGWPTRKWLRSVGPRYIRKSDSSWRNRLRRTPLPGVIVKWMLWNLLPKTLLMRMACLCTEAAPLTTVREFEESLAPMWPRK